A DNA window from Gemmatimonadota bacterium contains the following coding sequences:
- the trxB gene encoding thioredoxin-disulfide reductase produces the protein MEQVVIIGGGPAGYTAALYAARANLSPVVLTGSTVGGQLSLTSEIENFPGFPESLGGMDLMDRMRQQAERFGAEMKYEEVTSVAFEPGAHRITTDRSEYTAKAVVISTGSSPRLLGVPGEERFFGRGVSTCATCDGAFYRDRKVAVVGGGDSAMEEGLFLTRFASHVRIIHRRHELRASRIMQERALKHPKIAFQWGSVVDEVLGDETTGVTGVRVRELESDQVRELDAEGLFIAIGHTPNTGLFRDKLEVDEQGYILTDRRQHTSVPGVFAGGDVQDHVYRQAVTAAGTGCAAAMEAEKYIAENAG, from the coding sequence ATGGAGCAGGTCGTCATCATCGGCGGGGGACCGGCGGGTTATACGGCGGCCCTTTACGCGGCCCGGGCGAACCTTTCCCCCGTCGTGTTGACGGGCAGCACGGTCGGCGGGCAGCTGTCGCTCACCAGCGAGATCGAGAACTTCCCGGGATTCCCCGAGAGCCTGGGCGGCATGGACCTCATGGACCGCATGAGGCAGCAGGCCGAACGTTTCGGCGCCGAGATGAAGTACGAGGAAGTCACCTCCGTGGCGTTCGAACCGGGAGCGCACCGGATCACGACGGACCGCAGCGAGTACACGGCGAAGGCCGTAGTAATCAGTACCGGTTCCTCGCCACGCCTGCTCGGTGTGCCGGGCGAGGAAAGGTTCTTCGGGAGGGGCGTCTCCACCTGCGCGACCTGCGACGGCGCCTTCTACCGGGACCGGAAAGTCGCCGTGGTGGGCGGCGGCGACAGCGCCATGGAGGAAGGGCTCTTCCTGACGCGGTTCGCGAGCCACGTCCGGATCATACACCGCCGCCACGAACTGAGGGCGAGCAGGATCATGCAGGAACGGGCCCTGAAACATCCGAAGATCGCGTTCCAGTGGGGGTCCGTGGTCGACGAGGTGCTGGGTGACGAGACCACCGGCGTGACCGGTGTGCGCGTGCGGGAACTGGAATCGGACCAGGTCCGTGAACTGGACGCCGAGGGCCTCTTCATCGCCATCGGGCACACGCCCAATACCGGTCTCTTCAGGGACAAGCTCGAAGTGGACGAGCAGGGCTACATCCTGACGGACCGGCGGCAGCACACCAGCGTGCCCGGCGTGTTCGCGGGCGGGGACGTGCAGGACCACGTATACCGCCAGGCGGTCACCGCGGCGGGCACGGGATGCGCCGCCGCCATGGAAGCCGAGAAATACATCGCTGAAAACGCGGGCTAG
- a CDS encoding tetratricopeptide repeat protein: MSKFIQTRETAWVRPGTWLASCILCLSFIGTGPAVAQTTTDPPAGTEATGADADPGATAAPPTPQDAQPDTTLTLEQRQQAALQQFLTTVAITKNNLGAVYFEQGQYDSAQVHLEHALEIAPGFAAAYLTMGLVHHARGDTAAALDAFMNTVEGDTLSVARMTTVPPDTVYAWARSQYDRMMVGIPNLAAAHTDMAIAYNQGGYLNEAVHHYRQAIENDSSYVDAYTNLGKVYSDTEEYEQSAEAYEKVLSLSPPEDQLPRIHLNLGVAYMGLERIDDAITEWKQAAALAPDYMDAYMNLGTAYQNKDMPDSTRAVWERALEVGGQSVVPRVALARLSFAEGRLDDALRYYGEILDLGAEDPRISAEIALVHERREDFDQAITNYEQALELVPENAQLKAALNRVRRIVEEREKAIESNKIRVRQIVVATREAADAVMVRLTAGADFAELARETSIDSSRDSGGDLGFFGPGEMIPEFEQASMGLEVGELSGVVQTPMGFHIIKRIE, encoded by the coding sequence ATGAGCAAGTTCATTCAGACAAGGGAAACCGCATGGGTCCGGCCGGGAACATGGCTGGCGTCTTGCATCCTCTGTCTTTCATTTATCGGGACAGGGCCGGCCGTTGCGCAGACGACCACCGATCCGCCGGCCGGGACGGAAGCAACGGGCGCTGACGCAGATCCGGGAGCGACAGCGGCCCCGCCCACCCCGCAGGACGCGCAGCCGGACACTACGCTGACGCTTGAGCAACGCCAGCAGGCCGCGCTGCAGCAGTTTCTGACCACCGTCGCCATCACGAAGAATAACCTCGGCGCGGTGTACTTCGAGCAGGGACAGTACGACAGCGCCCAGGTGCATCTCGAACACGCCCTGGAGATTGCGCCGGGTTTCGCCGCCGCCTACCTCACGATGGGGCTGGTACACCACGCCAGGGGGGATACGGCCGCGGCGCTGGATGCGTTCATGAATACCGTCGAGGGCGATACGCTCAGTGTCGCGCGCATGACCACCGTTCCGCCCGATACCGTCTATGCCTGGGCCCGAAGCCAGTACGACCGGATGATGGTGGGGATACCGAACCTGGCCGCGGCCCATACCGACATGGCGATCGCGTACAACCAGGGCGGGTACCTCAACGAAGCGGTCCACCACTACCGGCAGGCCATTGAAAACGATTCCTCCTACGTTGACGCCTATACGAATCTCGGCAAGGTCTATTCAGACACCGAGGAATACGAACAGTCGGCCGAGGCCTACGAGAAAGTGCTCTCCCTGTCTCCCCCGGAGGACCAGCTGCCCAGGATCCATCTCAATCTCGGTGTCGCCTACATGGGGCTGGAGCGCATCGACGACGCGATAACGGAATGGAAGCAGGCCGCCGCGCTCGCACCGGATTACATGGACGCCTACATGAACCTCGGGACCGCCTACCAGAACAAGGACATGCCGGACAGCACGCGGGCCGTCTGGGAAAGAGCCCTGGAGGTCGGAGGACAGTCGGTCGTGCCCCGCGTGGCGCTTGCCCGCCTGTCCTTTGCGGAAGGCCGTCTTGACGACGCCCTGCGTTACTACGGGGAGATTCTTGATCTGGGCGCGGAAGATCCGCGCATTTCCGCGGAAATCGCCCTGGTACACGAGCGGAGGGAAGACTTCGACCAGGCGATCACAAACTATGAACAGGCCCTCGAGCTCGTGCCTGAAAACGCGCAACTGAAAGCCGCATTGAACCGGGTCAGGCGGATCGTGGAGGAGCGGGAGAAGGCCATCGAATCCAACAAGATCCGCGTCCGCCAGATCGTCGTCGCCACGCGGGAGGCCGCGGACGCCGTGATGGTACGGTTGACGGCCGGCGCCGATTTTGCCGAACTGGCGCGGGAGACCTCCATCGATTCGAGCCGGGACAGCGGGGGCGACCTCGGGTTCTTCGGTCCGGGCGAAATGATCCCGGAATTCGAGCAGGCCTCGATGGGCCTGGAGGTCGGCGAGCTCAGCGGGGTCGTTCAGACGCCCATGGGCTTTCACATCATCAAGCGGATCGAGTAA
- a CDS encoding serine acetyltransferase, whose amino-acid sequence MSETRDQIGALSSRIVQSYDTIGGLNRIDGKNLPSRERVYGILKDLLALCFPGYFGAEPLVTKNVAFYVDGLVDTIYIRLREEVTRSLMHDAQCKGKDPVACEEIADRIALELLEAVPGIRKLLMSDVEAAYDGDPAAKSHDEIILSYPCVEAISTYRIAHELYLRNTPLIPRIMSEHAHSRTGIDIHPGATIGTRFFIDHGTGVVIGETALIGNNVKLYQGVTLGALSFRKDEGGRLIKGGKRHPTIEDDVVIYSGATILGGGTTIGHDSVIGANVWLTEPVPPHSKVTIGDPNLDVVKHDVRTA is encoded by the coding sequence ATGTCCGAAACACGCGACCAGATCGGCGCCCTTTCCTCCCGGATCGTACAATCCTACGACACAATCGGCGGCCTGAACCGTATCGACGGCAAGAACCTGCCTTCCAGGGAACGGGTCTACGGCATCCTGAAGGACCTGCTGGCGCTCTGCTTTCCCGGCTACTTCGGCGCCGAGCCTCTCGTGACGAAGAACGTGGCTTTCTACGTGGACGGACTGGTGGACACCATCTACATCCGCCTGCGGGAGGAAGTGACCCGGAGCCTCATGCACGACGCGCAGTGCAAGGGAAAGGATCCCGTGGCCTGCGAGGAGATCGCCGACCGGATCGCGCTCGAACTGCTGGAGGCCGTTCCCGGAATCCGGAAGCTGCTCATGAGCGACGTGGAAGCCGCCTACGACGGTGATCCCGCGGCGAAGAGCCATGACGAGATCATCCTCAGCTACCCGTGCGTGGAAGCCATCTCCACCTACCGGATCGCCCATGAACTGTACCTGAGGAATACGCCGCTCATCCCGCGGATCATGTCCGAGCACGCCCACAGCCGCACGGGCATCGATATTCATCCCGGCGCGACCATCGGCACCCGTTTCTTCATCGACCACGGAACGGGCGTCGTCATCGGGGAAACGGCGCTGATCGGCAACAATGTGAAACTCTACCAGGGTGTGACGCTCGGCGCGCTGAGTTTCAGGAAGGATGAGGGCGGACGTCTCATCAAGGGCGGCAAGCGCCACCCCACCATCGAGGACGACGTGGTCATCTACTCCGGGGCGACGATCCTGGGCGGCGGAACGACCATCGGCCACGATTCCGTCATCGGGGCGAACGTCTGGCTGACGGAACCGGTGCCGCCCCATTCCAAGGTTACCATCGGCGACCCGAACCTGGACGTGGTGAAGCACGACGTCCGAACGGCCTGA
- a CDS encoding bifunctional folylpolyglutamate synthase/dihydrofolate synthase, with protein sequence MNYKEALDYLYGFVDFEQRPGAAPVRMDLSGISALTEALGHPERQWKSVHVAGTKGKGSTAAMIAAIVRECGYRVGLYTSPHLVSLRERIQVDGEPISEPEFAELTERARPAIEGNGPRWKDMGSFFDVLTALAFVYFRERRVDLAVVECGLGGRLDSTNVIRPRVCAITPIGLDHTDRLGGTIAEIAREKAGIVKEGVCTVSAAQLPEASEAIREACERHGSALVQVGDDVRYALKEAAIGRQVIDIEAVDRTYEDLILPLSGTYQAANAAIAVGVAQALSERGMKITDRGVRRGLASVRLPGRMQVLQDRPWVVLDGAHNVLAAESLTDSLRGLFPVRRTIVVLSAHRDKNVGDLCAVIARYADEIIVPERRVLRKRQANPGDVAEACRRAGTPARTTPSVAAALSESMDRAGPDDLVLVTGCFALVGEALEVLNELEPEETASR encoded by the coding sequence ATGAACTATAAAGAGGCGCTGGACTATCTGTACGGATTCGTGGACTTCGAACAGCGGCCGGGCGCCGCCCCGGTCCGCATGGACCTGTCGGGCATAAGCGCCCTGACGGAAGCCCTGGGTCATCCCGAACGGCAGTGGAAATCCGTGCACGTGGCCGGGACCAAGGGGAAGGGATCAACCGCCGCCATGATCGCGGCCATCGTCCGCGAATGCGGTTACCGCGTGGGCCTGTACACCTCGCCCCACCTCGTCTCCCTGCGCGAACGCATACAGGTCGACGGCGAGCCCATATCCGAACCGGAATTCGCCGAACTCACGGAACGCGCCCGGCCCGCCATCGAAGGAAACGGCCCGCGGTGGAAAGACATGGGGTCCTTTTTTGATGTACTCACCGCCCTGGCCTTTGTGTATTTTAGGGAACGCCGGGTGGACCTGGCCGTGGTCGAATGCGGACTGGGCGGACGGCTGGATTCGACCAACGTAATCCGGCCCCGGGTCTGCGCGATTACGCCCATCGGCCTGGACCATACGGACCGGCTCGGCGGGACGATCGCGGAAATAGCCCGCGAGAAAGCCGGGATCGTGAAAGAGGGCGTCTGCACCGTTTCGGCCGCCCAGCTTCCAGAAGCGTCCGAAGCGATCCGGGAAGCCTGCGAGCGCCATGGGAGTGCCTTGGTGCAGGTGGGCGACGACGTGCGTTACGCGCTCAAGGAAGCGGCGATCGGCCGGCAGGTGATCGACATTGAGGCCGTGGACCGGACGTACGAAGACCTCATACTGCCGCTTTCCGGGACGTACCAGGCCGCCAACGCGGCCATAGCGGTGGGGGTGGCGCAGGCCCTGTCCGAGCGGGGCATGAAGATCACGGACCGAGGTGTGCGCCGCGGCCTGGCCTCGGTGCGGCTGCCCGGACGCATGCAGGTCCTGCAGGACAGGCCCTGGGTGGTGCTGGACGGCGCCCACAACGTGCTGGCGGCCGAAAGCCTGACGGACAGCCTGCGCGGCCTGTTTCCAGTCCGTCGGACCATCGTCGTGCTTTCCGCGCACCGGGACAAGAACGTAGGTGACCTGTGCGCGGTCATCGCGCGGTACGCCGACGAGATTATCGTTCCCGAGCGGCGCGTGCTGCGGAAAAGGCAGGCGAATCCCGGGGACGTGGCGGAAGCCTGCAGGCGTGCCGGAACGCCGGCGCGAACGACGCCGTCGGTGGCGGCGGCCCTCTCCGAATCGATGGACAGGGCGGGACCGGACGACCTGGTCCTGGTGACGGGATGCTTCGCGCTGGTGGGAGAAGCACTGGAAGTACTGAACGAACTGGAACCTGAAGAAACGGCAAGTCGTTGA
- a CDS encoding YheC/YheD family protein, with protein sequence MKTKAMVTVGILTCRAPDEQGRPFGPPTGFFEECCEAAAALDMRAVVFDATDVDAAQGTVSPATVVDGRWVECGPEPWPAVIYDRAPVIDPAGARAADRTRNLFDRSGIPFVNPGSFVGLAVDKLEMHRRLADAGLALPHTGILDAYALRAFLARYNHVYVKPRVGSLGTGVMEIVRAAGGRQVIRTLDATYETRGAGPAMDRIMALTAGARAEHMGCLVQQGISAEPAGKRRFPRFDLRLLMQKNGQARWKLTGLAARVGQTSGPTTNLSNGARSEEAEPVLDALYGRPRRKEILRRAEQASFAACRLLDAELGPIGEVGLDIVPDVAGLPWIIEINARPGRNVFRRIARSADVPAPSRQRYGAIRRRSVARPFEYAKALAEIGISA encoded by the coding sequence ATGAAGACGAAGGCCATGGTCACCGTCGGAATACTGACATGTCGGGCACCCGACGAGCAGGGCCGGCCCTTCGGTCCTCCCACGGGGTTTTTCGAGGAGTGCTGCGAGGCGGCGGCGGCGCTGGATATGCGCGCGGTCGTGTTCGACGCGACCGACGTGGATGCCGCGCAAGGAACGGTGTCTCCGGCCACGGTCGTGGACGGCCGGTGGGTCGAATGCGGCCCCGAACCCTGGCCGGCGGTCATCTACGACCGGGCGCCCGTGATCGATCCCGCCGGTGCTCGAGCAGCGGATCGCACGCGGAACCTGTTCGACAGGTCGGGCATACCCTTCGTGAATCCGGGATCCTTCGTCGGGTTGGCGGTGGACAAACTGGAGATGCACCGACGCCTGGCGGATGCCGGCCTCGCATTACCCCATACAGGGATCCTCGATGCGTACGCGCTGCGGGCGTTCCTGGCGCGGTACAATCACGTATACGTCAAGCCCAGGGTCGGGTCCCTGGGAACGGGCGTCATGGAAATCGTCCGGGCCGCGGGGGGACGCCAGGTCATCAGGACGCTGGACGCAACCTATGAGACGCGAGGCGCCGGACCGGCCATGGACCGGATCATGGCGCTGACCGCCGGAGCACGCGCGGAACACATGGGCTGCCTGGTACAACAGGGGATATCGGCCGAGCCCGCGGGCAAAAGGCGTTTTCCGAGGTTCGACCTGCGGCTGCTCATGCAGAAGAACGGGCAGGCCCGGTGGAAACTGACCGGCCTGGCAGCCCGCGTCGGCCAGACCAGCGGCCCCACGACCAACCTGAGTAATGGCGCCCGCTCGGAGGAGGCCGAGCCCGTCCTCGACGCGCTGTACGGACGGCCGCGCAGGAAGGAGATCCTGCGCCGTGCCGAGCAGGCGTCATTCGCGGCCTGCCGCCTGCTGGACGCGGAACTCGGACCCATCGGAGAGGTGGGCCTCGACATCGTGCCGGACGTGGCCGGCCTGCCGTGGATCATCGAGATCAACGCCCGCCCCGGCCGGAACGTGTTCAGGCGCATCGCCCGCAGCGCGGACGTCCCCGCCCCGTCCCGCCAACGGTACGGCGCGATACGCCGCAGGTCGGTGGCCCGTCCCTTCGAGTACGCGAAGGCTTTGGCTGAAATCGGGATATCCGCATGA